The Neoarius graeffei isolate fNeoGra1 chromosome 25, fNeoGra1.pri, whole genome shotgun sequence genome includes a region encoding these proteins:
- the acer3 gene encoding alkaline ceramidase 3 isoform X2: protein MAPVVERRGYWGAPTSTLDWCEENYVVSFYIAEFWNTVSNLIMILPPIYGALRTFKNRLEVRYVLSFLGLAAVGVGSWCFHMTLQYEMQLLDELPMIYSCCVFVYCLYECFKQENTVNYLPIALLLFFSVIVSVVYLQWKEPVFHQVMYAVLVAFLVFRSVFIVTWVYPWLRVLCYMSLSVFLLGFVLWNIDNIACDTLRAMRQRLPPVVGAVTQLHAWWHILTGLGSYLHILLSLQIRTTYLEYRPKVKFLCGVWPVLQVESQKMS, encoded by the exons ATGGCGCCTGTGGTGGAGAGACGGGGTTACTGGGGCGCTCCGACTTCAACCCTGGACTGGTGTGAGGAGAATTATGTCGTCTCATTTTACATCGCGGAATTCT ggAACACAGTCAGTAACCTGATAATGATCCTTCCTCCCATTTACGGGGCGTTACGAACGTTTAAAAACAGACTCGAGGTCCGCTACGTGTTGTCCTTTTTAGGACTTGCAG CTGTTGGTGTCGGTTCTTGGTGCTTCCACATGACACTACAGTATGAAATGCAG TTGCTCGATGAGCTGCCGATGATCTACAGCTGCTGTGTCTTCGTTTACTGTTT ATATGAATGCTTCAAGCAAGAAAATACCGTTAACTATTTGCCAATTGCACTCCTCCTCTTCTTCAGTGTTATAGTCAGTGTG GTGTATTTGCAGTGGAAGGAGCCGGTTTTTCATCAG GTCATGTATGCTGTGCTGGTGGCGTTCTTAGTGTTCCGGTCTGTTTTCATCGTCACATG GGTGTATCCGTGGCTGAGAGTGCTGTGCTACATGTCCTTATCCGTCTTCCTGCTGGGATTTGTTTTATGGAACATCGATAATATAGCTTGTGACACTTTAAG AGCCATGCGACAGAGGCTGCCTCCTGTAGTTGGAGCAGTGACGCAGCTCCACGCCTGGTGGCACATTCTCACAGGACTCGGCTCTTACCTGCACATACTCCTCAG CCTCCAGATTCGGACAACATACCTCGAATACAGACCGAAAGTCAAG TTCCTGTGTGGTGTTTGGCCTGTGCTACAGGTCGAGTCCCAGAAGATGAGTTGA
- the acer3 gene encoding alkaline ceramidase 3 isoform X4: protein MAPVVERRGYWGAPTSTLDWCEENYVVSFYIAEFSVGVGSWCFHMTLQYEMQLLDELPMIYSCCVFVYCLYECFKQENTVNYLPIALLLFFSVIVSVVYLQWKEPVFHQVMYAVLVAFLVFRSVFIVTWVYPWLRVLCYMSLSVFLLGFVLWNIDNIACDTLRAMRQRLPPVVGAVTQLHAWWHILTGLGSYLHILLSLQIRTTYLEYRPKVKFLCGVWPVLQVESQKMS from the exons ATGGCGCCTGTGGTGGAGAGACGGGGTTACTGGGGCGCTCCGACTTCAACCCTGGACTGGTGTGAGGAGAATTATGTCGTCTCATTTTACATCGCGGAATTCT CTGTTGGTGTCGGTTCTTGGTGCTTCCACATGACACTACAGTATGAAATGCAG TTGCTCGATGAGCTGCCGATGATCTACAGCTGCTGTGTCTTCGTTTACTGTTT ATATGAATGCTTCAAGCAAGAAAATACCGTTAACTATTTGCCAATTGCACTCCTCCTCTTCTTCAGTGTTATAGTCAGTGTG GTGTATTTGCAGTGGAAGGAGCCGGTTTTTCATCAG GTCATGTATGCTGTGCTGGTGGCGTTCTTAGTGTTCCGGTCTGTTTTCATCGTCACATG GGTGTATCCGTGGCTGAGAGTGCTGTGCTACATGTCCTTATCCGTCTTCCTGCTGGGATTTGTTTTATGGAACATCGATAATATAGCTTGTGACACTTTAAG AGCCATGCGACAGAGGCTGCCTCCTGTAGTTGGAGCAGTGACGCAGCTCCACGCCTGGTGGCACATTCTCACAGGACTCGGCTCTTACCTGCACATACTCCTCAG CCTCCAGATTCGGACAACATACCTCGAATACAGACCGAAAGTCAAG TTCCTGTGTGGTGTTTGGCCTGTGCTACAGGTCGAGTCCCAGAAGATGAGTTGA
- the acer3 gene encoding alkaline ceramidase 3 isoform X1 has product MAPVVERRGYWGAPTSTLDWCEENYVVSFYIAEFWNTVSNLIMILPPIYGALRTFKNRLEVRYVLSFLGLAAVGVGSWCFHMTLQYEMQLLDELPMIYSCCVFVYCLYECFKQENTVNYLPIALLLFFSVIVSVVYLQWKEPVFHQVMYAVLVAFLVFRSVFIVTWVYPWLRVLCYMSLSVFLLGFVLWNIDNIACDTLRAMRQRLPPVVGAVTQLHAWWHILTGLGSYLHILLSLQIRTTYLEYRPKVKVSTASVSFRPPSRSPRSVWCPC; this is encoded by the exons ATGGCGCCTGTGGTGGAGAGACGGGGTTACTGGGGCGCTCCGACTTCAACCCTGGACTGGTGTGAGGAGAATTATGTCGTCTCATTTTACATCGCGGAATTCT ggAACACAGTCAGTAACCTGATAATGATCCTTCCTCCCATTTACGGGGCGTTACGAACGTTTAAAAACAGACTCGAGGTCCGCTACGTGTTGTCCTTTTTAGGACTTGCAG CTGTTGGTGTCGGTTCTTGGTGCTTCCACATGACACTACAGTATGAAATGCAG TTGCTCGATGAGCTGCCGATGATCTACAGCTGCTGTGTCTTCGTTTACTGTTT ATATGAATGCTTCAAGCAAGAAAATACCGTTAACTATTTGCCAATTGCACTCCTCCTCTTCTTCAGTGTTATAGTCAGTGTG GTGTATTTGCAGTGGAAGGAGCCGGTTTTTCATCAG GTCATGTATGCTGTGCTGGTGGCGTTCTTAGTGTTCCGGTCTGTTTTCATCGTCACATG GGTGTATCCGTGGCTGAGAGTGCTGTGCTACATGTCCTTATCCGTCTTCCTGCTGGGATTTGTTTTATGGAACATCGATAATATAGCTTGTGACACTTTAAG AGCCATGCGACAGAGGCTGCCTCCTGTAGTTGGAGCAGTGACGCAGCTCCACGCCTGGTGGCACATTCTCACAGGACTCGGCTCTTACCTGCACATACTCCTCAG CCTCCAGATTCGGACAACATACCTCGAATACAGACCGAAAGTCAAGGTGAGCACTGCCTCGGTGAGTTTCAGACCTCCATCGAGGAGTCCAAGATCAGTGTGGTGTCCATGTTGA
- the acer3 gene encoding alkaline ceramidase 3 isoform X3 — MAPVVERRGYWGAPTSTLDWCEENYVVSFYIAEFSVGVGSWCFHMTLQYEMQLLDELPMIYSCCVFVYCLYECFKQENTVNYLPIALLLFFSVIVSVVYLQWKEPVFHQVMYAVLVAFLVFRSVFIVTWVYPWLRVLCYMSLSVFLLGFVLWNIDNIACDTLRAMRQRLPPVVGAVTQLHAWWHILTGLGSYLHILLSLQIRTTYLEYRPKVKVSTASVSFRPPSRSPRSVWCPC; from the exons ATGGCGCCTGTGGTGGAGAGACGGGGTTACTGGGGCGCTCCGACTTCAACCCTGGACTGGTGTGAGGAGAATTATGTCGTCTCATTTTACATCGCGGAATTCT CTGTTGGTGTCGGTTCTTGGTGCTTCCACATGACACTACAGTATGAAATGCAG TTGCTCGATGAGCTGCCGATGATCTACAGCTGCTGTGTCTTCGTTTACTGTTT ATATGAATGCTTCAAGCAAGAAAATACCGTTAACTATTTGCCAATTGCACTCCTCCTCTTCTTCAGTGTTATAGTCAGTGTG GTGTATTTGCAGTGGAAGGAGCCGGTTTTTCATCAG GTCATGTATGCTGTGCTGGTGGCGTTCTTAGTGTTCCGGTCTGTTTTCATCGTCACATG GGTGTATCCGTGGCTGAGAGTGCTGTGCTACATGTCCTTATCCGTCTTCCTGCTGGGATTTGTTTTATGGAACATCGATAATATAGCTTGTGACACTTTAAG AGCCATGCGACAGAGGCTGCCTCCTGTAGTTGGAGCAGTGACGCAGCTCCACGCCTGGTGGCACATTCTCACAGGACTCGGCTCTTACCTGCACATACTCCTCAG CCTCCAGATTCGGACAACATACCTCGAATACAGACCGAAAGTCAAGGTGAGCACTGCCTCGGTGAGTTTCAGACCTCCATCGAGGAGTCCAAGATCAGTGTGGTGTCCATGTTGA